Proteins encoded within one genomic window of Pseudorasbora parva isolate DD20220531a chromosome 3, ASM2467924v1, whole genome shotgun sequence:
- the garnl3 gene encoding GTPase-activating Rap/Ran-GAP domain-like protein 3 isoform X4, translating to MICLKYQNTNSSASEDLGCRRGEFSRKHYGSVELLISSDADGAIQRAGRFRVENGSIDETSDYTPGTWRRTDVHLENPEYHTRWYFKYFLGKVHQNYVGTDAEKNPFFLSVVLSDQNNQRVPQYRAILWRKTGTLKISLPYSPTKTLSVKSILSAMNVDRFEKGPREILNPEIQKDLLVLEEQEGSVNFKFGVLYAKDGQLTDDEMFSNETGSETFDKFLNLLGDTICLQGWAGYRGGLDTKNDTTGMNSIYTVYQGHELMFHVSTMLPYSKENKQQVERKRHIGNDIVTIVFQEGDDASPSFKPSMIRSHFTHIFALVRYNSQNDSYRLKIFSEESVPLFGPPLPSPPVFTDHQEFRDFLLVKLINGEKATLETPTFAQKRQRTLDMLIRSLYQDLMPDMPKVPFSPQNMLNRRSFSDVLPESPKSARKKEEARQAEFVRVGQALKLKTIVRGDAPTSLVTTGLCRKEPWESQSFCSSFPYDIVCGDSWGQSLLVATDSAGVMLLEASDPLFSNADSPILPPVQVFDKTLTVKQLHVLEPQDLLIARADKGKDARLYVYRLSMLKRGIEERQLVRTKCDSRENKLEKTKGCHLYSINTHHGVELRIVAAIRNKLLLITRRQSRLDCLSSVATVTVTTDSPVEEFQYIREICLCDSPVVMALVDGPTGENDHMICVAYRHQFDLINESTGDAYRLHHVDSNRVNFVAAIDVYEDGEAGLLLCYNNICVYKKVCPFNGATPMIQPNSSDFHFSWNQMPNAIVCAFPYILAFTTDSIEIRLVVNGNLVYTAVVPELQLTASRSDIYFISSAPINSASNCSSRDTSSQSSPQTPTGYEMPVFPSPLGDDCIRIPYGTKLSLYMSKDSEGEAPSKHIYKIPLSNLVGRSIERPLKSPLVNKVLTAPVPSGIGPAPMMASTTSLSLSRMEIKEIASRTRKELLGLTEEPSSKADGNSVKQRRMSKKNKEEEQRRTAEISTTEQVGMESVEGEPDVQRLCSSGSEVEPRDDSPPTASPFTLSTSFEEDILDLK from the exons TTCATCAGAACTATGTGGGGACAGATGCGGAGAAGAACCCCTTCTTCCTTTCTGTGGTTCTGTCAGACCAGAACAACCAGAGGGTCCCACAGTACCGAGCCATCCTCTGGCGCAAGACG GGTACACTAAAAATCAGCCTTCCATACAGTCCGACAAAAACACTATCAGTCAAATCTATATTAAG TGCCATGAATGTAGATCGTTTCGAAAAGGGCCCGAGGGAGATCCTTAACCCAGAGATTCAGAAG GACTTACTGGTGCTGGAGGAGCAAGAG GGCAGCGTAAACTTTAAATTTGGTGTTCTTTATGCCAAAGATGGACAGTTGACGGATGATGAAATGTTTAGCAACG AAACAGGAAGTGAGACCTTTGACAAATTTCTGAATTTGCTTGGCGACACAATCTGTCTACAAGGCTGGGCAGGGTATCGAGGAGGACTGGACACTAAAA ACGACACTACAGGAATGAATTCCATTTACACAGTCTATCAGGGTCATGAGCTCATGTTCCATGTTTCCACCATGTTACCTTACTCTAAAGAGAACAAGCAACAG GTAGAGAGGAAGAGACACATTGGGAACGACATCGTGACCATCGTATTTCAGGAGGGAGATGACGCCTCGCCATCCTTTAAACCCTCTATGATTCGCTCCCATTTCACAC ATATTTTTGCCTTAGTTCGATATAATAGCCAGAATGATAGTTACAG GTTGAAGATTTTCTCAGAGGAGAGTGTGCCTCTGTTTGGCCCACCTCTCCCTTCCCCTCCAGTGTTCACAGACCACCAGGAGTTCAGGGACTTTCTACTAGTTAAAT TAATAAATGGAGAAAAAGCCACTCTTGAGACTCCCACTTTTGCTCAGAAACGTCAGCGTACACTGGACATGCTGATCAGATCCCTGTACCAGGATCTCATGCCTGACATGCCCAAG GTTCCCTTCTCTCCACAGAACATGCTGAACCGACGCTCATTCAGCGATGTACTGCCAGAGTCGCCCAAATCGGCTCGTAAAAAAGAGGAGGCGCGCCAGGCTGAGTTTGTTCGGGTGGGACAG GCCTTGAAGCTGAAAACTATAGTTCGAGGAGATGCGCCCACCAGTCTTGTCACTACTGGCCTTTGCAGGAAAGAG CCATGGGAGTCACAGTCGTTCTGCAGCAGTTTCCCATATGATATAGTCTGTGGAGACTCATGGGGACAGTCATTACTGGTCGCCACAGATTCAGCAGGGGTCATGCTGCTGGAGG CCTCAGATCCACTGTTCTCCAATGCAG ATTCACCAATCCTGCCTCCGGTGCAGGTGTTTGACAAGACCTTGACGGTCAAACAATTGCACGTGCTTGAACCTCAGGACCTCCTCATTGCTAGAGCAGATAAGG GGAAAGACGCTCGACTGTATGTTTACAGGCTGAGCATGCTCAAACGAGGGATCGAGGAGCGGCAGCTTGTCCGCACCAAGTGTGATAGTCGAGAGAACAAGCTTGAGAAAACCAAAG GCTGTCATCTCTACTCCATAAACACACATCATGGGGTAGAGCTTAGAATAGTTGCGGCGATAAGAAACAAGCTTCTTCTGATCACCAGGAGACAGTCACGCCTCGATTGCCTCAGCTCTGTCGCTACAGTCACAGTGACCACTGACTCACCCGTGGAAGAGTTCCAATACATACGG GAGATCTGCTTATGTGACTCCCCGGTGGTCATGGCTCTGGTTGACGGCCCAACAGGAGAGAATGACCACATGATCTGTGTGGCCTACAGACATCAGTTTGACTTGATCAATGAGAGCACAGGAGACGCCTACAGACTGCATCATGTAGACTCCAACCGG GTGAACTTTGTTGCTGCCATAGATGTGTATGAAGATGGAGAGGCTGGACTTCTTCTTTGCTATAACA ATATTTGCGTATATAAGAAGGTGTGTCCGTTTAACGGAGCCACACCCATGATTCAGCCCAACTCTTCAGACTTCCATTTCAGCTGGAACCAAATGCCCAACGCTATTG TGTGTGCATTCCCATATATCCTCGCATTCACCACTGACTCCATAGAGATCCGGTTAGTTGTTAATGGAAACCTAGTATATACAGCTGTTGTTCCAGAATTGCAACTGACTGCGTCCAGA TCTGATATCTATTTCATCTCGTCAGCACCTATAAACTCTGCCTCTAACTGTAGCTCCAGAGACACTAGTTCCCAGAGTTCCCCTCAGACTCCCACCGGCTATGAGATGCCCGTCTTCCCTTCACCGCTCGGAGATG ATTGTATTCGGATCCCCTACGGCACCAAGCTATCCCTCTACATGTCTAAAGACTCTGAAG GTGAAGCTCCCTCAAAACACATCTATAAGATCCCATTGAGTAACCTAGTTGGGCGGAGCATAGAGAGGCCCCTCAAGTCTCCGTTGGTCAATAAAGTGCTCACGGCACCTGTCCCAAGTGGGATCGGCCCTGCTCCCATGATGGCAAGCACAACCTCCCTCTCGCTGTCTCGCATGGAGATCAAAGAGATCGCCAGCCGCACGCGGAAAGAACTGCTGG GTTTAACTGAGGAACCCAGCAGTAAGGCAGACGGTAACTCAGTGAAACAGAGAAGAATGAGCAAGAAGAACAAGGAGGAAGAGCAGAGGAGAACAGCAGAGATCAGCACCACTGAACA AGTGGGAATGGAGTCTGTAGAGGGAGAACCTGACGTCCAGCGGCTTTGCTCATCTGGTTCTGAGGTGGAGCCACGAGATGATAGCCCCCCCACGGCCAGCCCTTTTACCTTATCCACATCTTTTGAGGAAGATATTTTGGACCTTAAGTGA
- the garnl3 gene encoding GTPase-activating Rap/Ran-GAP domain-like protein 3 isoform X2, translating to MSAADPAANKLLTFNQRSASEDLGCRRGEFSRKHYGSVELLISSDADGAIQRAGRFRVENGSIDETSDYTPGTWRRTDVHLENPEYHTRWYFKYFLGKVHQNYVGTDAEKNPFFLSVVLSDQNNQRVPQYRAILWRKTGTLKISLPYSPTKTLSVKSILSAMNVDRFEKGPREILNPEIQKDLLVLEEQEGSVNFKFGVLYAKDGQLTDDEMFSNETGSETFDKFLNLLGDTICLQGWAGYRGGLDTKNDTTGMNSIYTVYQGHELMFHVSTMLPYSKENKQQVERKRHIGNDIVTIVFQEGDDASPSFKPSMIRSHFTHIFALVRYNSQNDSYRLKIFSEESVPLFGPPLPSPPVFTDHQEFRDFLLVKLINGEKATLETPTFAQKRQRTLDMLIRSLYQDLMPDMPKVPFSPQNMLNRRSFSDVLPESPKSARKKEEARQAEFVRVGQALKLKTIVRGDAPTSLVTTGLCRKEPWESQSFCSSFPYDIVCGDSWGQSLLVATDSAGVMLLEASDPLFSNADSPILPPVQVFDKTLTVKQLHVLEPQDLLIARADKGKDARLYVYRLSMLKRGIEERQLVRTKCDSRENKLEKTKGCHLYSINTHHGVELRIVAAIRNKLLLITRRQSRLDCLSSVATVTVTTDSPVEEFQYIREICLCDSPVVMALVDGPTGENDHMICVAYRHQFDLINESTGDAYRLHHVDSNRVNFVAAIDVYEDGEAGLLLCYNNICVYKKVCPFNGATPMIQPNSSDFHFSWNQMPNAIVCAFPYILAFTTDSIEIRLVVNGNLVYTAVVPELQLTASRSDIYFISSAPINSASNCSSRDTSSQSSPQTPTGYEMPVFPSPLGDDCIRIPYGTKLSLYMSKDSEGEAPSKHIYKIPLSNLVGRSIERPLKSPLVNKVLTAPVPSGIGPAPMMASTTSLSLSRMEIKEIASRTRKELLGLTEEPSSKADGNSVKQRRMSKKNKEEEQRRTAEISTTEQVGMESVEGEPDVQRLCSSGSEVEPRDDSPPTASPFTLSTSFEEDILDLK from the exons TTCATCAGAACTATGTGGGGACAGATGCGGAGAAGAACCCCTTCTTCCTTTCTGTGGTTCTGTCAGACCAGAACAACCAGAGGGTCCCACAGTACCGAGCCATCCTCTGGCGCAAGACG GGTACACTAAAAATCAGCCTTCCATACAGTCCGACAAAAACACTATCAGTCAAATCTATATTAAG TGCCATGAATGTAGATCGTTTCGAAAAGGGCCCGAGGGAGATCCTTAACCCAGAGATTCAGAAG GACTTACTGGTGCTGGAGGAGCAAGAG GGCAGCGTAAACTTTAAATTTGGTGTTCTTTATGCCAAAGATGGACAGTTGACGGATGATGAAATGTTTAGCAACG AAACAGGAAGTGAGACCTTTGACAAATTTCTGAATTTGCTTGGCGACACAATCTGTCTACAAGGCTGGGCAGGGTATCGAGGAGGACTGGACACTAAAA ACGACACTACAGGAATGAATTCCATTTACACAGTCTATCAGGGTCATGAGCTCATGTTCCATGTTTCCACCATGTTACCTTACTCTAAAGAGAACAAGCAACAG GTAGAGAGGAAGAGACACATTGGGAACGACATCGTGACCATCGTATTTCAGGAGGGAGATGACGCCTCGCCATCCTTTAAACCCTCTATGATTCGCTCCCATTTCACAC ATATTTTTGCCTTAGTTCGATATAATAGCCAGAATGATAGTTACAG GTTGAAGATTTTCTCAGAGGAGAGTGTGCCTCTGTTTGGCCCACCTCTCCCTTCCCCTCCAGTGTTCACAGACCACCAGGAGTTCAGGGACTTTCTACTAGTTAAAT TAATAAATGGAGAAAAAGCCACTCTTGAGACTCCCACTTTTGCTCAGAAACGTCAGCGTACACTGGACATGCTGATCAGATCCCTGTACCAGGATCTCATGCCTGACATGCCCAAG GTTCCCTTCTCTCCACAGAACATGCTGAACCGACGCTCATTCAGCGATGTACTGCCAGAGTCGCCCAAATCGGCTCGTAAAAAAGAGGAGGCGCGCCAGGCTGAGTTTGTTCGGGTGGGACAG GCCTTGAAGCTGAAAACTATAGTTCGAGGAGATGCGCCCACCAGTCTTGTCACTACTGGCCTTTGCAGGAAAGAG CCATGGGAGTCACAGTCGTTCTGCAGCAGTTTCCCATATGATATAGTCTGTGGAGACTCATGGGGACAGTCATTACTGGTCGCCACAGATTCAGCAGGGGTCATGCTGCTGGAGG CCTCAGATCCACTGTTCTCCAATGCAG ATTCACCAATCCTGCCTCCGGTGCAGGTGTTTGACAAGACCTTGACGGTCAAACAATTGCACGTGCTTGAACCTCAGGACCTCCTCATTGCTAGAGCAGATAAGG GGAAAGACGCTCGACTGTATGTTTACAGGCTGAGCATGCTCAAACGAGGGATCGAGGAGCGGCAGCTTGTCCGCACCAAGTGTGATAGTCGAGAGAACAAGCTTGAGAAAACCAAAG GCTGTCATCTCTACTCCATAAACACACATCATGGGGTAGAGCTTAGAATAGTTGCGGCGATAAGAAACAAGCTTCTTCTGATCACCAGGAGACAGTCACGCCTCGATTGCCTCAGCTCTGTCGCTACAGTCACAGTGACCACTGACTCACCCGTGGAAGAGTTCCAATACATACGG GAGATCTGCTTATGTGACTCCCCGGTGGTCATGGCTCTGGTTGACGGCCCAACAGGAGAGAATGACCACATGATCTGTGTGGCCTACAGACATCAGTTTGACTTGATCAATGAGAGCACAGGAGACGCCTACAGACTGCATCATGTAGACTCCAACCGG GTGAACTTTGTTGCTGCCATAGATGTGTATGAAGATGGAGAGGCTGGACTTCTTCTTTGCTATAACA ATATTTGCGTATATAAGAAGGTGTGTCCGTTTAACGGAGCCACACCCATGATTCAGCCCAACTCTTCAGACTTCCATTTCAGCTGGAACCAAATGCCCAACGCTATTG TGTGTGCATTCCCATATATCCTCGCATTCACCACTGACTCCATAGAGATCCGGTTAGTTGTTAATGGAAACCTAGTATATACAGCTGTTGTTCCAGAATTGCAACTGACTGCGTCCAGA TCTGATATCTATTTCATCTCGTCAGCACCTATAAACTCTGCCTCTAACTGTAGCTCCAGAGACACTAGTTCCCAGAGTTCCCCTCAGACTCCCACCGGCTATGAGATGCCCGTCTTCCCTTCACCGCTCGGAGATG ATTGTATTCGGATCCCCTACGGCACCAAGCTATCCCTCTACATGTCTAAAGACTCTGAAG GTGAAGCTCCCTCAAAACACATCTATAAGATCCCATTGAGTAACCTAGTTGGGCGGAGCATAGAGAGGCCCCTCAAGTCTCCGTTGGTCAATAAAGTGCTCACGGCACCTGTCCCAAGTGGGATCGGCCCTGCTCCCATGATGGCAAGCACAACCTCCCTCTCGCTGTCTCGCATGGAGATCAAAGAGATCGCCAGCCGCACGCGGAAAGAACTGCTGG GTTTAACTGAGGAACCCAGCAGTAAGGCAGACGGTAACTCAGTGAAACAGAGAAGAATGAGCAAGAAGAACAAGGAGGAAGAGCAGAGGAGAACAGCAGAGATCAGCACCACTGAACA AGTGGGAATGGAGTCTGTAGAGGGAGAACCTGACGTCCAGCGGCTTTGCTCATCTGGTTCTGAGGTGGAGCCACGAGATGATAGCCCCCCCACGGCCAGCCCTTTTACCTTATCCACATCTTTTGAGGAAGATATTTTGGACCTTAAGTGA